The Micromonospora sp. NBC_01740 genome includes a window with the following:
- a CDS encoding non-ribosomal peptide synthetase, producing the protein MTEHTGALIHEATDVVNLGAALSHQARVQPDSPALHLVAEDGSTETVDYATLDARARRVGAALAGHCRPGDRVLMLVGAGVDFLAGFFGCLYAGTVPVPLAARLNRASAPVVGRILDDAQATAVLAARAVTSAVDLTTLMPGRRLPVLELESLDAAPAGWQPAVAEGGLAFLQYTSGTTSTPKGVMVSHANLLENLRAIRRSFAFDDATVMASWLPPHHDMGLIGTLLTPVYLGVPTVLMDPATFIRTPVRWLQAISRYRATISGGPNFAYDLCVRKVAEADRAALDLSSWRVAFNGAEPVRAATLRAFAAAFAPHGFDERAFLPCYGLAEATLLVAGRARAQRPVVTTVADPDPAGPAAHRPGTEVVGCEILPEAEVRIVDPTGHPVPDGTAGEIWVRGGSVVDGYWNRPEESARTLHATLGGDPDDGPYLRTGDLGFRQDGHLYVRGRIKETVVIRGQNHYPDDIEQTVRAACPRLGGRIAAFGVDVADDGHGVGEAVVLWYETRSDRASDEAPAIAEAARRAVVTVHGLDLHRVLAVPPGTIPVTTSGKTRRGDCARAYAAGSATIVADDPLRPAARPAPAAAPAQAQRLRALAGGLLDVDPERIDPDRSLPELGFDSLRAVELQHLIEGEWGVRPALTDLLGDSTVAELAAALPSAPAPADPPATPAAADGPYPLSYGQRAIWFQGALAEDPANLNLCRAVTVDGELDAAALARAVRDLGVRHPALLTRYDDAGAEVTQRVADDAEVTLEVRDAAGWPAGRLDEEIEAELGVGFAGPPLLRAVLFRHAADRHTLLLCTHHSVMDVWSLAVLVEDLATGYGRRAAGDDAAPPAPAAHPAEFVAWQRSFLDGPAGRELTATCQAQVADLVPLDLPTDRPRPSVRTFRGAAHAFRLDADLCAGIDALAAAQGISRTAVLFAGYAAVLSRYAGQATFPLGFVHAGRVRGRFADLVAYLVNPLPVSVDLSADPEFGALARAAHDAVLAASDRAEVPFGRIVEGLGQAADASRGALLSAAFAYQHGRGTDRLGLTPMVLNHEGALGDWAGLRVRSRPVRQRATYYDLSLYLGEHDGELLGTFDYSTDLFDADTMDVLAEALTALLSAAVAAPATPVGALPLLGAERHRQVLVEWNDTTADYDTDRCAPEIVAEQARRTPDAPAAIDGTTRLTYAELNAAANRLAHRLIGLGAGRGTRVGLLVPRSTVSLTAVLAILKTGAAYVPLDPSYPVERLRFMLADSGARLLVAAPGAAVGLPDVEVVDPAEESLAAEDDRDPRPTAHPDDVAYVVYTSGSTGTPQGVLGLHRGIVNRQRWIMDRFPMGPDEVGSHKTSLSFFDSGGEMFLPLFAGAPVVVVPEDVGRDPVRLVDLLARHRVTRLVAVPSLLRAILDGVADVGGRLSALRYCHSSGEALTADLAARWLAALPGCVLVDLYGSSEISADVTLDVVTGPERVGSVGRPVGNTRIYVLDEAMRPVPPRFAGEVYVGGAGLARGYLDQPALTATRFVPDPYGDGGRLFRTGDRGRFSHDGRLEFLGRADHQVKVRGFRIELGEIEATLRAHPGVAAAVAALAQAPGGGEQRIVAAVVPRQRSGSSAPAGADPGGAPATTRVSDWRLLYDRMYTEAGPAEEAQQAIWTSSYTGAPFTDVEMGEWIDQAVRRIRELRPRRLLELGCGTGNLTLALAPDCEAYVGTDFSAAGLKVLEQRLDAEGVDRDTVTLLLREADDVTGIEAGSFDTVVLHSVTQYFPHHDYLRGVLRAAVTAASPGGRIYLGDVRDLDLLEVFHASVELGAEPEAGLTVAELRRRVAARVLADDELVLAPDLFLTAPDWLPGVTGVELHLKRGRQANELSAFRYDVVLHVGAAPDGDAAEPVEPVRLDWTRDGLDVARLRSLLRGNRNRPVEVRDVPNARLVTVAGPVRRLAGLADADPVTRPTGELPPGVDPEDCWSIGEALGRRTAVVPSTARDPYTMDLRFWPAARPDDTVGWTPPRARRADWPELANDPLGATARRDLLHDLRTHLRQRLPEFMVPLLHLVDELPTTATGKVSRRAVAAEATEALARLGAGATARPLAPAAGGLQAQVTEIWLDVLGVGAVGLDDNFFDVGGNSLSLVQVHIRIQELLGRQFPLVDLYEHTTVRKLAEHLGEPARPATDPPVDPGPDRNEQVANRRRLMRQRIQEVGSR; encoded by the coding sequence ATGACCGAGCACACCGGCGCCCTGATCCACGAGGCGACCGACGTCGTCAACCTGGGCGCCGCCCTGTCGCACCAGGCGCGGGTCCAGCCCGACAGCCCCGCCCTGCACCTGGTGGCGGAGGACGGCTCCACCGAGACGGTGGACTACGCGACGCTCGACGCCCGGGCCCGCCGGGTCGGCGCGGCCCTGGCCGGGCACTGCCGTCCCGGTGACCGGGTGCTGATGCTCGTCGGGGCGGGTGTCGACTTCCTCGCCGGCTTCTTCGGCTGCCTCTACGCCGGCACCGTGCCGGTGCCGCTGGCCGCCCGGCTCAACCGGGCCAGCGCCCCGGTCGTCGGGCGGATCCTCGACGACGCGCAGGCCACCGCGGTGCTGGCGGCCCGCGCGGTCACGAGCGCCGTGGACCTGACCACGCTCATGCCCGGTCGCCGGCTGCCGGTGCTGGAGCTGGAGTCCCTCGACGCCGCGCCCGCCGGCTGGCAGCCGGCGGTGGCCGAGGGCGGGCTGGCGTTCCTCCAGTACACCTCGGGCACCACCAGCACCCCCAAGGGCGTGATGGTCAGCCACGCGAACCTGCTGGAGAACCTGCGGGCCATCCGCCGCTCCTTCGCCTTCGACGACGCGACGGTGATGGCCTCCTGGCTGCCGCCGCACCACGACATGGGGCTGATCGGCACCCTGCTCACCCCCGTCTACCTCGGGGTGCCGACGGTGCTGATGGACCCGGCGACGTTCATCCGCACCCCGGTGCGGTGGCTCCAGGCGATCAGCCGGTACCGGGCCACCATCAGCGGCGGGCCCAACTTCGCCTACGACCTGTGCGTGCGCAAGGTCGCCGAGGCCGACCGTGCCGCCCTGGACCTCAGCTCCTGGCGGGTGGCGTTCAACGGCGCCGAGCCCGTACGCGCGGCGACCCTGCGCGCCTTCGCCGCGGCGTTCGCCCCGCACGGTTTCGACGAGCGGGCCTTCCTGCCCTGCTACGGACTGGCCGAGGCGACGCTGCTGGTCGCCGGGCGGGCGCGGGCGCAGCGGCCCGTCGTGACCACGGTGGCCGACCCCGACCCCGCCGGACCCGCCGCCCACCGCCCCGGCACGGAGGTGGTCGGCTGCGAGATCCTGCCCGAGGCGGAGGTCCGGATCGTCGACCCGACCGGCCACCCCGTCCCCGACGGCACCGCCGGCGAGATCTGGGTCCGGGGCGGCAGCGTCGTCGACGGGTACTGGAACCGGCCGGAGGAGTCCGCGCGGACCCTGCACGCCACCCTCGGCGGCGACCCCGACGACGGCCCCTACCTGCGCACCGGCGACCTCGGCTTCCGCCAGGACGGCCACCTGTACGTCCGCGGCCGGATCAAGGAGACCGTGGTCATCCGCGGCCAGAACCACTATCCGGACGACATCGAGCAGACCGTCCGCGCCGCCTGCCCCCGCCTCGGCGGGCGGATCGCCGCGTTCGGTGTGGACGTCGCCGACGACGGCCACGGCGTCGGCGAGGCCGTGGTCCTGTGGTACGAGACCCGCTCCGACCGGGCGTCGGACGAGGCACCGGCCATCGCCGAGGCGGCCCGCCGGGCCGTGGTGACCGTCCACGGCCTGGACCTGCACCGGGTACTGGCCGTACCGCCCGGCACCATCCCCGTCACCACCAGCGGCAAGACCCGTCGCGGCGACTGCGCGCGGGCGTACGCGGCGGGCAGCGCCACGATCGTCGCGGACGACCCCCTGCGCCCGGCGGCGCGCCCCGCCCCGGCCGCCGCGCCGGCGCAGGCGCAGCGACTGCGCGCCCTGGCCGGCGGGCTGCTCGACGTCGACCCGGAGCGGATCGACCCGGACCGTTCCCTGCCGGAGCTCGGGTTCGACTCGCTGCGGGCCGTGGAGCTGCAACACCTGATCGAGGGGGAGTGGGGCGTCCGCCCGGCCCTGACCGACCTGCTGGGCGACAGCACGGTGGCCGAACTGGCCGCCGCGCTGCCGTCCGCGCCCGCCCCGGCCGACCCGCCGGCCACCCCGGCCGCCGCCGACGGGCCCTACCCGCTGTCGTACGGCCAGCGGGCGATCTGGTTCCAGGGCGCCCTCGCCGAGGACCCGGCCAACCTCAACCTGTGCCGCGCGGTGACCGTCGACGGCGAACTGGACGCCGCGGCGCTGGCCCGCGCCGTGCGCGACCTCGGCGTGCGGCACCCGGCCCTGCTCACCCGCTACGACGACGCCGGCGCCGAGGTGACCCAGCGGGTGGCCGACGACGCCGAGGTCACGCTGGAGGTGCGCGACGCGGCGGGCTGGCCGGCGGGCCGGCTCGACGAGGAGATCGAGGCGGAACTCGGGGTCGGCTTCGCCGGCCCGCCCCTGCTGCGCGCCGTGTTGTTCCGGCACGCGGCGGACCGCCACACGCTGCTGCTCTGCACCCACCACAGCGTCATGGACGTGTGGTCGCTGGCGGTGCTGGTCGAGGACCTGGCGACCGGCTACGGCCGGCGCGCCGCCGGGGACGACGCGGCGCCGCCCGCACCCGCCGCCCACCCGGCCGAGTTCGTGGCCTGGCAGCGGTCCTTCCTGGACGGCCCGGCCGGCCGGGAGCTGACCGCGACGTGCCAGGCCCAGGTCGCCGACCTCGTGCCGTTGGACCTGCCGACCGACCGGCCCCGCCCGTCGGTGCGCACCTTCCGGGGCGCCGCCCACGCGTTCCGGCTCGACGCCGACCTGTGCGCCGGGATCGACGCGCTCGCCGCCGCGCAGGGGATCAGCCGCACCGCCGTGCTGTTCGCCGGCTACGCGGCGGTGCTGTCGCGCTACGCCGGCCAGGCGACGTTCCCGCTCGGCTTCGTGCACGCCGGCCGGGTCCGCGGCCGCTTCGCCGACCTGGTCGCCTACCTGGTCAACCCGCTGCCGGTGTCGGTGGACCTGTCCGCCGACCCGGAGTTCGGCGCCCTGGCCCGGGCGGCCCACGACGCGGTGCTGGCCGCCTCCGATCGCGCCGAGGTGCCGTTCGGGCGGATCGTCGAGGGGCTCGGGCAGGCCGCCGACGCCAGCCGCGGCGCGCTGCTCAGCGCGGCCTTCGCCTACCAGCACGGGCGCGGCACCGACCGGCTCGGCCTCACGCCGATGGTGCTGAACCACGAGGGGGCACTGGGTGACTGGGCCGGGCTGCGGGTGCGCAGCCGGCCGGTACGGCAGCGGGCCACCTACTACGACCTCTCCCTCTACCTGGGCGAGCACGACGGCGAACTGCTGGGCACCTTCGACTACAGCACCGACCTGTTCGACGCCGACACCATGGACGTGCTGGCCGAGGCGCTGACCGCGCTGCTGTCCGCGGCCGTCGCGGCGCCGGCGACCCCCGTCGGCGCCCTGCCGCTGCTCGGCGCCGAGCGGCACCGGCAGGTGCTGGTGGAGTGGAACGACACCACGGCCGACTACGACACCGACCGGTGCGCGCCGGAGATCGTGGCCGAGCAGGCCCGCCGGACCCCGGACGCGCCGGCCGCCATCGACGGCACCACCCGGCTCACCTACGCCGAGCTCAACGCGGCGGCGAACCGGCTGGCCCACCGGCTGATCGGGCTGGGCGCCGGCCGGGGCACCCGGGTCGGCCTGCTGGTGCCCCGCTCCACGGTCAGCCTCACCGCCGTGCTGGCGATCCTCAAGACCGGCGCCGCCTACGTGCCGCTCGACCCGTCGTACCCGGTGGAGCGGCTGCGGTTCATGCTCGCCGACTCCGGGGCCCGGCTGCTCGTCGCCGCCCCCGGCGCGGCCGTCGGCCTCCCGGACGTCGAGGTGGTCGACCCGGCCGAGGAGTCGCTCGCGGCCGAGGACGACCGCGATCCGCGGCCGACGGCCCACCCCGACGACGTGGCCTACGTCGTCTACACCTCCGGCTCCACCGGCACCCCGCAGGGCGTACTCGGCCTGCACCGGGGCATCGTCAACCGGCAACGGTGGATCATGGACCGCTTCCCGATGGGGCCGGACGAGGTGGGCAGCCACAAGACCTCGCTGAGCTTCTTCGACTCCGGCGGCGAAATGTTCCTGCCGCTCTTCGCCGGCGCCCCGGTCGTCGTGGTGCCCGAGGACGTCGGACGCGACCCGGTACGCCTGGTCGACCTGCTCGCCCGGCACCGGGTCACCCGCCTGGTGGCCGTACCGTCGTTGCTGCGGGCCATCCTCGACGGCGTCGCCGACGTCGGCGGACGCCTGTCGGCGCTGCGCTACTGCCACTCCAGCGGGGAGGCGCTCACCGCCGACCTGGCCGCGCGGTGGCTGGCGGCCCTGCCCGGCTGCGTCCTGGTCGACCTCTACGGCTCGTCGGAGATCTCCGCCGACGTGACCCTGGACGTGGTCACCGGACCGGAGCGGGTCGGCAGCGTCGGGCGGCCCGTCGGCAACACCCGGATCTACGTCCTGGACGAGGCCATGCGGCCGGTGCCGCCCCGCTTCGCCGGTGAGGTCTACGTCGGCGGGGCCGGCCTGGCCCGTGGCTACCTCGACCAACCGGCGTTGACCGCGACGCGGTTCGTTCCCGACCCGTACGGCGACGGCGGGCGGCTGTTCCGCACCGGTGACCGGGGCCGGTTCAGCCACGACGGGCGGCTGGAGTTCCTGGGCCGGGCCGACCACCAGGTGAAGGTCCGCGGCTTCCGGATCGAGCTGGGCGAGATCGAGGCGACGCTGCGGGCCCACCCCGGGGTCGCCGCCGCCGTGGCCGCGCTCGCCCAGGCGCCGGGCGGCGGCGAGCAGCGGATCGTCGCGGCGGTCGTGCCCCGGCAGCGCAGCGGGTCGTCCGCGCCGGCCGGAGCCGACCCGGGCGGGGCGCCGGCCACCACCCGGGTGTCGGACTGGCGGCTGCTCTACGACCGGATGTACACCGAGGCCGGTCCCGCCGAGGAGGCCCAGCAGGCGATCTGGACCAGCAGCTACACGGGCGCGCCGTTCACCGACGTCGAGATGGGCGAGTGGATCGACCAGGCGGTCCGGCGGATCCGGGAGCTGCGTCCCCGCCGGCTGCTGGAACTCGGCTGCGGCACGGGCAACCTGACCCTGGCGTTGGCGCCGGACTGCGAGGCGTACGTCGGCACCGACTTCTCCGCCGCCGGCCTGAAGGTGCTCGAACAGCGGCTCGACGCCGAGGGGGTGGACCGGGACACGGTCACGCTGCTGCTGCGGGAGGCCGACGACGTCACCGGCATCGAGGCCGGCAGCTTCGACACCGTGGTGCTGCACTCGGTGACCCAGTACTTCCCCCACCACGACTACCTGCGCGGGGTGCTGCGCGCGGCGGTCACCGCGGCCTCACCCGGTGGGCGGATCTACCTCGGCGACGTACGCGACCTCGACCTGCTGGAGGTGTTCCACGCCTCGGTGGAGCTGGGCGCCGAGCCGGAAGCCGGCCTGACCGTCGCCGAGCTGCGCCGCCGCGTCGCCGCCCGGGTGCTCGCCGACGACGAGCTGGTGCTGGCCCCCGACCTGTTCCTCACCGCGCCGGACTGGCTGCCCGGAGTGACCGGGGTGGAGCTGCACCTCAAGCGCGGCCGGCAGGCCAACGAGCTGAGCGCGTTCCGCTACGACGTCGTCCTGCACGTGGGCGCCGCCCCCGACGGCGACGCCGCCGAGCCGGTCGAGCCGGTGCGGCTGGACTGGACGCGCGACGGGCTGGACGTCGCCCGGCTGCGGAGCCTGCTGCGCGGCAACCGCAACCGGCCGGTGGAGGTGCGCGACGTGCCGAACGCGCGGCTCGTCACGGTCGCCGGGCCCGTACGCCGGCTGGCCGGTCTCGCCGACGCCGACCCGGTGACCCGCCCGACCGGCGAGCTGCCGCCCGGGGTCGACCCGGAGGACTGCTGGAGCATCGGCGAGGCGCTGGGCCGACGGACCGCCGTGGTGCCGTCGACCGCGCGCGACCCGTACACGATGGACCTGCGGTTCTGGCCCGCCGCCCGACCGGACGACACGGTCGGCTGGACCCCGCCGCGGGCCCGGCGCGCCGACTGGCCGGAGCTGGCCAACGACCCGCTGGGCGCCACCGCGCGGCGGGACCTGCTGCACGACCTGCGCACCCACCTGCGGCAGCGGCTGCCGGAGTTCATGGTGCCGCTGCTGCACCTGGTCGACGAGCTGCCCACCACGGCGACCGGCAAGGTGAGCCGGCGCGCCGTCGCGGCCGAGGCCACCGAGGCGCTGGCCCGGCTGGGCGCGGGCGCCACGGCCCGGCCGCTCGCCCCGGCGGCCGGCGGGCTCCAGGCCCAGGTCACCGAGATCTGGCTGGACGTCCTCGGCGTCGGCGCCGTCGGGCTCGACGACAACTTCTTCGACGTCGGCGGCAACTCGCTGAGCCTGGTCCAGGTGCACATCCGGATCCAGGAACTCCTCGGCCGGCAGTTCCCGCTTGTCGACCTGTACGAGCACACCACCGTGCGCAAGCTCGCCGAGCACCTCGGCGAGCCCGCGCGCCCGGCGACGGACCCGCCCGTCGACCCGGGGCCCGACCGCAACGAGCAGGTGGCGAACCGCCGCCGGTTGATGCGCCAGCGTATTCAGGAAGTGGGAAGTCGATGA
- a CDS encoding beta-ketoacyl synthase N-terminal-like domain-containing protein produces the protein MSSEMDIAVVGMSGRFPGATNVAEFWELLRDGVDAGRELTAAELDAVPAEERADPAYVPVWSGIEGADRFDAQFFGYSPTDATLIDPQHRILLECAWEALEDAGYDSRRFPGDIAVYAGCGLNQYLLYHLLPQQELVDSAGRLGMAVASDKDNLATRISYKLDLTGPSMTVQTNCSSALVGLHHAISSLLDYQCDMAIVGAVSVKNPVPRGYRHEADGINSPDGRCRAFDAEAAGYHLGDGAGVVVLRRREDAEDAGDRIYALVKGSAVNNDGAGKVSFVAPGRSGQVRVIRRALRVADVEADSIQYVEANGSGTLMGDSIEVSALEEAYGAAGASGAGWAIGSVKPNVGNLDTASGVTSLIKAVLAVHHGELPPSIHFRKPNPQTSLDRGPFRVNDMLRDWPEVTGPRRAAVSSFGVGGTNAHVILEQAPPPAPPGPNPPAVLLAVSAAGGEALAAAANRLAEHLGRHPEQALADVAYTSQVGRRALRHRAFVVATDAGEAARALSAVGAGEASPETATVAYAFPATCPDLAALCDALPRLRAEVDRVAGELGVDPAAGGPGSDAATVTGQLALARLLGACGVSPVAAHGEGPGAVTAAVVDGRWTVAEAGRALRAGSHPPAPAGTPAEADLTLAVGPAEASTLALTDDAGSLRGLLGALGELWRRGVEVDWAALHEGASRRRVGLPTYPFQRTRHWVDPVAVAPVTGPTPTAPAADAQPAADAQPAADAQPAAGSVLEEAVAAVWRRRLGVDRIGLHDSLLMLGADSLSAARTLRDLAQAFHVDLQLGVFLQTPTVAALAEVIDGKLREAQEIRAALAAVSEEGA, from the coding sequence ATGAGCAGCGAGATGGACATCGCCGTCGTGGGGATGAGCGGACGGTTTCCGGGCGCGACGAACGTCGCCGAGTTCTGGGAGCTGCTCCGCGACGGCGTCGACGCCGGCCGCGAGCTGACCGCCGCCGAGCTGGACGCCGTCCCGGCCGAGGAACGCGCCGACCCGGCGTACGTGCCGGTGTGGTCGGGCATCGAGGGCGCCGACCGGTTCGACGCCCAGTTCTTCGGCTACTCGCCGACGGACGCGACGCTGATCGACCCGCAGCACCGGATCCTGCTGGAGTGCGCCTGGGAGGCGCTGGAGGACGCTGGCTACGACAGCCGCCGCTTCCCCGGCGACATCGCCGTGTACGCCGGCTGCGGCCTGAACCAGTACCTGCTCTACCACCTGCTGCCCCAGCAGGAGCTGGTCGACTCCGCCGGCCGGCTGGGCATGGCCGTCGCCAGCGACAAGGACAACCTGGCCACCCGCATCTCGTACAAGCTCGACCTGACCGGGCCCAGCATGACGGTGCAGACCAACTGCTCCTCGGCCCTGGTCGGGCTGCACCATGCCATCAGCAGCCTGCTCGACTACCAGTGCGACATGGCCATCGTGGGCGCGGTCAGCGTCAAGAACCCGGTGCCCCGCGGCTACCGGCACGAGGCCGACGGCATCAACTCGCCCGACGGCCGCTGCCGGGCCTTCGACGCCGAGGCCGCCGGCTACCACCTGGGCGACGGCGCCGGCGTGGTGGTGCTGCGCCGCCGGGAGGACGCCGAGGACGCCGGCGACCGGATCTACGCCCTGGTCAAGGGCTCGGCGGTGAACAACGACGGCGCCGGCAAGGTCAGCTTCGTGGCGCCCGGCCGGTCGGGCCAGGTGCGGGTGATCCGCCGGGCGCTGCGGGTCGCCGACGTCGAGGCGGACTCCATCCAGTACGTCGAGGCCAACGGCAGCGGCACCCTGATGGGCGACTCGATCGAGGTGTCCGCCCTGGAGGAGGCGTACGGCGCCGCCGGCGCTTCGGGCGCCGGTTGGGCGATCGGCTCGGTCAAGCCGAACGTCGGCAACCTCGACACCGCCTCCGGCGTGACGTCGCTGATCAAGGCGGTCCTCGCCGTCCACCACGGTGAGCTGCCGCCGTCGATCCACTTCCGCAAGCCCAACCCGCAGACCTCGCTCGACCGAGGGCCGTTCCGCGTCAACGACATGCTGCGGGACTGGCCCGAGGTCACCGGGCCGCGTCGGGCGGCGGTCAGCTCGTTCGGCGTCGGCGGCACCAACGCGCACGTCATCCTCGAACAGGCGCCGCCGCCCGCGCCGCCGGGGCCGAACCCGCCGGCCGTGCTGCTCGCCGTCTCCGCGGCCGGCGGCGAGGCGCTGGCCGCCGCCGCCAACCGGCTCGCCGAGCACCTCGGGCGTCACCCGGAGCAGGCCCTCGCCGACGTCGCCTACACCAGCCAGGTCGGCCGTCGCGCGTTGCGCCACCGGGCCTTCGTGGTGGCGACCGACGCCGGGGAGGCGGCCCGCGCGCTGTCCGCCGTCGGCGCGGGCGAGGCGTCGCCGGAGACCGCCACGGTGGCGTACGCGTTCCCCGCCACCTGCCCCGACCTGGCCGCGCTGTGCGACGCCCTGCCCCGGCTGCGGGCGGAGGTCGACCGGGTGGCCGGTGAGCTGGGCGTCGACCCGGCTGCCGGCGGGCCGGGCTCCGACGCGGCCACCGTCACCGGGCAGCTCGCGCTCGCCCGGCTGCTGGGCGCCTGCGGCGTGTCCCCGGTCGCCGCCCACGGCGAGGGTCCGGGCGCCGTGACGGCCGCCGTCGTCGACGGCCGCTGGACGGTGGCGGAGGCCGGGCGCGCCCTGCGCGCCGGCAGCCACCCGCCGGCGCCGGCCGGGACGCCGGCCGAGGCCGACCTGACGCTGGCCGTCGGCCCGGCCGAGGCGTCGACGCTGGCCCTGACCGACGACGCCGGGAGCCTCCGTGGGCTGCTGGGCGCGCTCGGCGAGCTGTGGCGCCGGGGCGTCGAGGTGGACTGGGCCGCCCTGCACGAGGGCGCGTCGCGGCGTCGCGTCGGCCTGCCGACGTACCCGTTCCAGCGGACGCGGCACTGGGTCGACCCGGTGGCCGTGGCGCCCGTGACCGGCCCGACGCCGACGGCCCCGGCCGCCGACGCCCAGCCCGCCGCCGACGCCCAGCCCGCCGCCGACGCCCAGCCGGCCGCCGGCTCGGTCCTGGAGGAGGCGGTTGCCGCCGTGTGGCGCCGCCGGCTCGGGGTGGACCGGATCGGGTTGCACGACTCGCTGCTGATGCTCGGCGCGGACTCGCTCAGCGCCGCCCGGACGCTGCGGGACCTCGCCCAGGCCTTCCACGTCGACCTGCAACTCGGCGTGTTCCTGCAGACCCCCACCGTCGCCGCGCTCGCCGAGGTGATCGACGGCAAGCTGCGCGAGGCGCAGGAGATCCGGGCCGCGCTCGCCGCGGTCTCCGAAGAGGGAGCGTGA